Proteins from a genomic interval of Arachis hypogaea cultivar Tifrunner chromosome 10, arahy.Tifrunner.gnm2.J5K5, whole genome shotgun sequence:
- the LOC112716864 gene encoding protein SINE1, with product MGRSFSPTLLRELENIDKDPDSYKSVMRSLKSYVKDLDFEAIPIFVAQVSETAKIGSLSKELTVSLYEVLAQVHSVKIVPMIGSIMQSIVQTLASSAGSLQIQEACSKVVLAIARYGIDPTTAEDKKRNIICSLCKPLCDGLSSTQECLTSGAALCLKALVDSDNWRFASDEMVNKVCLNVAAALEGKSQANAHMDLVMSLAKSNPLIVEAYARLLIQAGLRILNAGAEILEANFQKRLAAIQMVNLLMKCIDPRSIFSELEQIIEKMEICQFDNMACVKDAAYEALQTARRITASKKSCVKSPASVTGSNFRSDCMEADSFYGDEDHSPTASISPEPRTLDFFPGYEYAVKSPILASQPLQHSKYSRRGVNRKLWSQENGRIDVSLRDGLFSAVAQENAWSGHTENPFCNQARNLSDEFAGFVNMNSCHRVSRSTTTSPRRSQIGVNSDTMNICMTPRKLIHSLEDPDAETSCCSNRQSRRFRSLSTGNVERSQRSNFEHDQNGFTDYVNCDCNPNGSLFDYDEFQDGQEPVSSTDDIPVGSALQVPPENSDNIETVCIRKPFQKTKYKVVCGISFALLAMATPLLWITNQEDGHYLVPT from the exons ATGGGAAGAAGTTTTAGTCCAACACTGTTGCGAGAGCTAGAAAATATTGACAAAGATCCAGATAGCTACAAATCAGTGATGAGATCATTGAAGTCATATGTGAAAGATTTGGACTTCGAGGCAATTCCGATCTTTGTTGCACAAGTTTCCGAGACTGCGAAAATTGGCTCCTTATCTAAGGAGCTCACAGTTTCTCTCTATGAAGTTCTTGCACAGGTTCATAGTGTCAAAATTGTTCCAATGATAGGTAGTATTATGCAATCCATAGTTCAGACCTTAGCATCAAGCGCAGGATCTTTACAGATTCAGGAAGCTTGCTCAAAGGTGGTTCTAGCTATTGCAAGATATGGAATTGACCCAACAACCGCAGAAGACAAGAAGAGGAACATAATTTGTTCGCTTTGTAAGCCTCTATGTGATGGACTCTCGAGTACTCAGGAGTGTTTGACCTCCGGTGCTGCACTCTGCTTGAAGGCTCTAGTGGATTCAGACAACTGGCGGTTTGCCTCTGATGAAATGGTTAACAAGGTTTGCCTGAATGTGGCTGCGGCGTTAGAGGGAAAGTCTCAGGCCAATGCACACATGGATTTGGTTATGTCCTTAGCTAAGTCCAATCCTTTGATTGTTGAAGCCTATGCAAGACTACTCATACAAGCAGGACTAAGAATACTAAATGCTGGAGCTGAGATATTGGAAGCGAATTTTCAGAAGCGACTTGCAGCCATTCAAATGGTGAACTTGTTGATGAAATGCATAGACCCCAGGAGTATTTTCTCAGAGTTAGAACAGATAATTGAGAAGATGGAGATCTGTCAATTTGACAACATGGCATGTGTCAAAGATGCTGCGTATGAAGCTCTGCAAACTGCCAGGAGAATTACGGCAAGCAAAAAATCATGTGTAAAGAGTCCTGCATCAGTAACAGGGTCAAATTTTAGGAGTGACTGTATGGAAGCAGATAGTTTttatggtgatgaagatcattcTCCTACTGCATCTATTTCGCCAGAACCACGAACCTTGGACTTTTTTCCTGGATATGAATATGCAGTGAAGTCTCCTATTTTAGCGAGTCAACCTTTGCAGCACTCAAAATATAGTCGAAGGGGTGTGAACCGGAAGCTTTGGAGTCAAGAAAATGGACGGATTGATGTGTCTCTCAGAGATGGTTTGTTCTCAGCTGTAGCTCAGGAAAATGCCTGGTCGGGACACACTGAGAATCCGTTTTGTAATCAAGCAAGAAATTTATCAGACGAGTTTGCTGGTTTCGTGAACATGAATTCTTGTCATAGAGTATCCAGAAGTACCACCACAAGTCCCCGA AGATCACAGATTGGAGTTAATTCCGACACCATGAACATCTGTATGACCCCTCGGAAGCTCATTCACTCTCTAGAAGATCCAGATGCCGAGACTTCGTGTTGCTCCAACAGGCAGAGCAGACGGTTCAGGAGTCTATCGACCGGCAACGTGGAGAGGAGCCAAAGATCCAACTTCGAACATGACCAAAATGGTTTCACAGACTATGTGAACTGCGATTGTAATCCGAACGGAAGCTTATTTGATTATGATGAGTTCCAAGATGGGCAAGAACCAGTCTCATCAACAGATGACATTCCTGTTGGTTCTGCTTTGCAGGTGCCTCCTGAAAATAGTGATAACATTGAGACGGTTTGCATTCGAAAACCATTTCAGAAGACTAAATATAAAGTGGTTTGTGGCATTTCATTTGCTCTTCTTGCAATGGCTACTCCGTTACTCTGGATCACCAATCAGGAAGATGGTCATTATCTTGTTCCTACATAA